A window from Staphylococcus succinus encodes these proteins:
- a CDS encoding DMT family transporter has translation MFLLYIVGIIAGMVVPFQTSINSRLSLYTRSSFYASTISFATGTIFLILLNIIINPHVFTPDFYDNQSFSYIWFLGGLLGVIFLTGNLVLLPRLGASLTVVMTVAGQIIMGVTIDTLGWFGAEQETFTLFKVFGIIFLIIGIVLMNYVRSNKRATQTHSKVYIWIIVGFIFGFCPPIQTATNSALGQQIHSSVMAALISFTVGTIALFILTLIFNRSLKLSSYDTKQGKIKPLYFIGGILGVIFVTTNIILMPHLGAALTTIIVMLGQMLMGIIIDHFGLLGTHVNKVTIRKVSGIIAIMIGIILLRLF, from the coding sequence ATGTTTCTCTTATATATAGTAGGTATTATTGCAGGTATGGTCGTACCTTTTCAGACTTCTATTAATTCTAGATTAAGTCTTTATACACGATCTTCTTTCTATGCATCCACAATATCATTTGCAACAGGGACAATTTTTTTAATTTTACTTAATATTATTATTAATCCTCATGTTTTTACACCGGACTTTTATGATAATCAATCTTTTAGTTATATATGGTTTTTAGGTGGTTTACTAGGAGTTATTTTCCTCACTGGCAACTTAGTGCTATTACCTCGTTTAGGCGCTTCTTTAACCGTGGTTATGACAGTAGCAGGGCAAATCATCATGGGCGTAACGATAGATACATTGGGTTGGTTTGGTGCAGAACAAGAAACTTTCACCTTATTTAAAGTGTTCGGTATTATCTTTTTAATCATAGGAATTGTCTTAATGAACTATGTTCGCAGTAATAAAAGAGCTACACAGACACATTCAAAAGTCTATATTTGGATTATAGTTGGTTTTATTTTTGGCTTTTGTCCACCGATTCAAACGGCTACAAATAGTGCGTTAGGGCAACAAATACACTCTTCAGTAATGGCAGCGCTTATATCATTTACAGTGGGTACAATAGCATTATTTATCTTGACACTCATTTTTAACCGTAGCCTTAAACTGAGTTCGTATGATACCAAACAAGGTAAAATTAAGCCGCTTTATTTTATTGGCGGAATCTTAGGTGTTATTTTTGTCACTACGAATATTATTTTGATGCCTCACCTGGGCGCAGCGCTTACTACAATTATAGTTATGCTGGGTCAAATGTTGATGGGCATTATTATTGATCACTTTGGTTTACTTGGCACTCATGTCAATAAAGTTACCATTCGAAAAGTTAGTGGCATTATAGCAATTATGATAGGTATTATTTTATTAAGATTATTTTAA
- the sarA gene encoding global transcriptional regulator SarA yields MAITKINDCFELLAMVTYADKLKGIIKKEFSVSFEEFAVLTYISQHENEEYYLKDIINHLNYKQPQVVKAVKNLSQEDYFDKKRNEHDERTVLILVNTKQRKKINELLSRVNQRIKDANDDKEV; encoded by the coding sequence ATGGCTATCACAAAGATCAATGATTGTTTTGAATTATTAGCTATGGTCACATATGCTGACAAATTAAAAGGTATTATTAAAAAGGAATTTTCTGTAAGTTTCGAGGAATTCGCAGTATTAACATATATTAGCCAACACGAAAATGAAGAATATTATTTAAAAGATATCATTAACCATTTAAACTATAAACAACCCCAAGTGGTTAAAGCTGTTAAAAACTTGTCACAAGAAGATTACTTTGATAAGAAACGTAACGAACACGATGAAAGAACTGTTTTAATTTTAGTGAATACTAAACAACGTAAAAAAATCAATGAGTTATTATCTCGTGTTAATCAACGCATTAAAGATGCTAATGACGATAAAGAAGTTTAA
- a CDS encoding alpha/beta fold hydrolase translates to MKKIETSFGTEIAYIREGQGIPIILIHGLDGNMASLYDLKNKLKTYFEVIIYDVRGHGKSSKPNSFHLQDHVSDLNILMHKLSIEPAHLIGYDMGGVIAKHFTDQYETGVRSLTLIASNLNNSVHGLNKLMIEHQDEIEGFDKSEALIILFPYLYKKQDVAKKWFQNQLIYSRQSSEDSAIATRALMNFPEYDKNNLIKHVNVPTLVIYGRYDPLCSKESFQQYHDAFTSLKIFEFNHSGHAPHVEEAEHFMEIYLKFVNALEYQS, encoded by the coding sequence ATGAAAAAAATTGAAACGAGTTTCGGCACCGAGATTGCATACATCCGCGAGGGTCAAGGTATTCCTATTATATTAATTCACGGGCTTGACGGAAATATGGCCTCTTTATATGATTTAAAAAATAAATTGAAAACGTACTTTGAAGTTATTATTTATGACGTAAGAGGCCATGGTAAATCATCAAAACCTAATTCTTTTCATTTGCAAGATCATGTCTCAGATTTGAATATATTGATGCATAAATTGAGCATTGAACCGGCACATTTAATTGGATACGATATGGGAGGGGTGATTGCAAAGCACTTTACTGATCAATATGAAACAGGCGTAAGATCGCTCACACTCATTGCTTCTAACTTAAATAATAGTGTGCATGGATTGAATAAGTTGATGATTGAACATCAAGATGAAATTGAAGGCTTTGATAAATCTGAAGCGCTCATTATTTTATTTCCTTATTTGTACAAAAAACAAGATGTTGCTAAAAAGTGGTTTCAAAACCAATTGATATATAGTCGTCAGTCATCTGAAGATAGTGCTATTGCAACGAGAGCTCTGATGAATTTTCCAGAGTATGATAAAAATAATTTAATTAAGCATGTGAACGTTCCTACTTTAGTTATCTATGGTCGCTATGATCCATTATGTTCTAAAGAAAGTTTTCAACAATATCATGATGCGTTTACTTCATTAAAAATATTTGAATTTAATCACTCAGGTCATGCACCACATGTAGAAGAAGCTGAGCATTTTATGGAGATTTATCTTAAATTTGTAAATGCTTTGGAATATCAAAGTTAA